The proteins below are encoded in one region of Brachionichthys hirsutus isolate HB-005 chromosome 12, CSIRO-AGI_Bhir_v1, whole genome shotgun sequence:
- the fhl2a gene encoding four and a half LIM domains protein 2a: protein MTERYDCHYCKESLFGKKYVLREENPYCVKCYESLYSNTCEECKKPIGCNSRDLSYKDRHWHEECFKCFQCKRSLVDKPFSTKDEQLLCTECYSNEYSSKCHDCKKTIMPGPTENTPYTPSRHTSCHQAG from the exons ATGACCGAGCGCTACGACTGCCACTACTGCAAGGAGTCCCTGTTTGGGAAGAAGTATGTCCTGAGAGAGGAGAATCCCTACTGTGTGAAATGCTATGAGAGCTTGTACTCCAACACCTGTGAGGAGTGCAAGAAGCCCATTGGCTGCAACTCCAGA GATCTGTCCTACAAGGACCGCCACTGGCATGAGGAGTGCTTCAAGTGCTTCCAGTGCAAGCGCTCGCTGGTGGACAAACCCTTCTCCACCAAGGATGAGCAGCTCCTCTGCACCGAGTGCTACTCCAATGAGTATTCCTCCAAGTGCCATGACTGCAAGAAAACCATCATGCCAG GACCCACGGAGAACACGCCCTACACCCCAAGCAGGCACACCTCCTGCCATCAGGCCGGgtga